In Clostridium sp. DL-VIII, the following proteins share a genomic window:
- a CDS encoding helix-turn-helix transcriptional regulator, with amino-acid sequence MQYGLKIKLKRIEKGYTQKKLAQELSVTVSTIQNYEAEKREPKIETMKKLSKILGISVQDLFFSDEE; translated from the coding sequence GTGCAATATGGATTGAAAATAAAATTAAAACGAATTGAAAAAGGATATACTCAAAAAAAATTGGCTCAAGAATTAAGTGTTACTGTGAGTACAATACAAAATTATGAAGCTGAAAAACGAGAGCCCAAAATAGAAACTATGAAAAAACTATCAAAAATACTTGGTATTTCTGTTCAAGATTTATTTTTTTCAGATGAAGAATAA
- a CDS encoding HAMP domain-containing sensor histidine kinase, producing the protein MVEVNVFRDSETNNEYIFDMEELKKLSKEELINKLTKMSECKKAQEDFILNISHDLRSPLNIILSIVQCYKDDYKDSLEHIDIIKRNAYKILKLINNLIDTTKLEQRHYNIKRENLDIINLIEWDISSIDKYAKQKNISLVFDTNVEECIMAVDPEAIDRIIMNLISNAIKFSPRESSIYINAWKSINQITISIRDEGMGIPKEEQDTIFNRFIQSSRNKRNENSGSGIGLDLVRYLTKAHNGSIELKSEENRGSEFIIKLPIEIVEECKDSRNKYLNTKSKVEVLEVEFSDIYL; encoded by the coding sequence ATGGTTGAGGTTAATGTTTTTAGAGACAGTGAGACAAATAATGAATATATATTTGATATGGAGGAACTAAAAAAGTTATCAAAAGAAGAATTAATTAATAAACTCACTAAAATGTCAGAATGTAAAAAAGCTCAAGAAGATTTTATTTTGAATATATCTCATGATTTAAGATCACCATTAAATATAATTTTAAGTATTGTACAATGTTATAAAGATGATTATAAGGATTCTTTAGAACATATTGATATTATAAAAAGAAATGCTTATAAAATTTTAAAGCTCATAAATAATCTTATAGATACTACAAAATTAGAACAAAGGCATTATAACATTAAAAGAGAGAATTTAGATATAATTAATTTAATAGAATGGGATATATCTTCTATAGATAAATATGCAAAGCAGAAGAATATATCTTTAGTTTTTGATACAAATGTTGAAGAATGTATTATGGCAGTTGATCCAGAAGCTATAGATAGAATAATAATGAATTTAATTTCAAATGCTATAAAGTTTTCTCCAAGAGAAAGCAGTATATATATAAATGCATGGAAAAGCATAAATCAAATAACTATATCTATAAGAGATGAGGGAATGGGAATACCCAAGGAGGAGCAGGATACTATTTTTAATAGATTCATTCAATCATCAAGAAATAAAAGAAATGAGAATTCTGGAAGCGGAATAGGATTGGATTTAGTTAGATATTTGACAAAGGCTCACAACGGAAGTATAGAACTTAAAAGTGAAGAAAACCGAGGCTCTGAATTTATAATTAAATTACCCATAGAAATTGTAGAGGAGTGCAAGGATAGCAGAAATAAATATTTAAATACTAAAAGCAAAGTGGAAGTGCTTGAAGTTGAATTTTCAGATATTTATTTATAA
- a CDS encoding tyrosine-type recombinase/integrase — protein MKVYAITDKSKIQECREYLNYRSERDMIMFELGVKTLLRISDILALKVVDVYGKTTIRKRQIKTKEVIEIPIRTDLKKLLDKYCKCKPKYDYLIKSRKGRNKPITKTQAYRILNDMAEYLNIDRIGTHSLRKTGAYHIYNDTKDIDFVRRMLGHKSNEEVFAYIYSGLKSDRELINKVKF, from the coding sequence ATGAAGGTATATGCCATTACAGATAAATCAAAGATACAGGAATGTAGGGAGTATTTAAACTACAGAAGCGAAAGAGATATGATAATGTTTGAATTGGGAGTAAAGACCTTATTAAGAATATCAGATATATTAGCCTTAAAAGTAGTGGATGTATATGGTAAGACTACAATAAGGAAAAGGCAAATAAAAACTAAAGAAGTCATTGAGATACCTATAAGAACAGACTTAAAGAAATTATTAGATAAGTATTGTAAGTGTAAGCCTAAATATGATTATCTAATAAAGAGTAGAAAGGGAAGGAATAAACCAATAACTAAGACACAGGCATATAGAATATTAAATGATATGGCTGAATACCTAAACATTGATAGGATAGGAACACACTCATTAAGAAAGACAGGAGCATATCACATATACAATGATACTAAGGATATAGACTTTGTCAGAAGAATGTTAGGGCATAAGAGCAATGAAGAAGTATTTGCATATATCTATAGTGGCTTAAAGAGTGATAGGGAATTAATCAATAAGGTTAAGTTTTAA
- a CDS encoding site-specific integrase, translated as MASYEQLSKYNWKATVSLGYESGKQIKTRKQGFKTKKDAEKWVTDTLGKKHKGYIAPSTSNILFKDYINKWFNEYKVLNVSLNTKNDYIYRINAHVIPMIGDYKLNELTTSIIQDFYNKLISEKNMKPVSAKKVYDIVNGCLKYAKKSKLIYDLPTDIEKQKLEKPSIEFWSKEEIDFFLSEIKEHYLYTPIFLDVLTGLRIGELCGLRWSDVDLDNGFIEVNSQVIQDRINKELILSSLLKTSTSHRIISIPPVLIDHLKAIKEERNALKGDFVILSREGFMCNPRNVSMNFTKTVSKYKQSLEDIEKENKTVPENYMQLKQISFHGLRHTHATLLIFNGENIKVVSDRLGHRDISITLNTYTHVMDDMKNNTATLLNNLFKSS; from the coding sequence ATGGCAAGTTATGAACAATTATCAAAATATAATTGGAAAGCTACTGTAAGCCTAGGATATGAAAGTGGAAAACAAATCAAGACACGAAAACAGGGTTTTAAAACAAAAAAAGATGCTGAAAAGTGGGTTACTGATACTTTAGGTAAAAAGCATAAAGGATATATTGCACCATCAACTAGCAATATATTATTTAAAGATTATATAAATAAATGGTTTAATGAATATAAGGTTTTAAATGTTAGCCTTAACACTAAAAACGACTATATATACAGAATTAACGCTCATGTAATACCTATGATTGGAGATTATAAACTTAATGAATTAACTACTTCTATTATCCAAGATTTTTATAATAAATTAATAAGCGAAAAAAACATGAAGCCAGTATCTGCAAAAAAAGTATATGATATTGTTAATGGCTGCTTAAAATATGCAAAAAAATCAAAGTTAATTTATGATCTACCTACAGACATTGAAAAACAAAAATTAGAAAAGCCTTCAATTGAGTTTTGGAGCAAAGAGGAAATTGACTTTTTCTTAAGTGAAATAAAAGAACATTACTTATATACTCCAATATTCTTAGACGTTCTTACAGGCTTAAGAATAGGTGAATTGTGTGGCTTACGTTGGAGTGATGTTGACTTAGATAATGGGTTTATAGAAGTTAATAGTCAAGTTATACAAGATAGAATCAATAAAGAATTGATATTATCATCACTTTTAAAAACCTCTACAAGTCATAGAATTATTTCTATCCCACCAGTATTAATTGACCATTTAAAAGCAATTAAAGAAGAAAGAAATGCTTTAAAAGGTGACTTTGTTATTTTAAGTCGTGAAGGTTTTATGTGTAATCCCCGTAATGTATCAATGAATTTTACTAAAACAGTTTCAAAATATAAGCAATCACTTGAAGATATTGAGAAAGAAAATAAAACCGTTCCTGAAAATTATATGCAACTTAAGCAAATATCATTTCATGGATTACGGCACACTCATGCAACATTATTAATATTCAATGGTGAAAATATAAAGGTGGTATCTGATAGGCTTGGTCATAGAGATATAAGCATAACATTAAATACTTATACCCATGTCATGGACGATATGAAAAATAATACGGCTACACTGTTAAATAACCTCTTCAAAAGTTCTTGA
- a CDS encoding phage major capsid protein, with translation MDFKKYKEYKAERSKLLNEAQTIMRKVNEKNQMTQADQEKVDSLFNQIDKLDNENKELDKKYKSDFENYINSLIDPNESALEQANRRALEDNHRVTDIYSKSVDIKNGVVIDSIGDSIRGENKVSNLFLNKADKLADRVSVSDERTKELLNQDGALGTVIKGMVTGKWSNQEFKNIVTTTSTGVLIPEVLSANIIDLARNLSLFTNAGVPVVPMESNNMTISRVKTDPTFAFKAEGTEGAEGSFELDSVELKAKTVYGYAYVSLESINSSTNLDQIIRQVFAQAMANTIDKAFIYGQANADNTGFETFAPGGIMNDSAINSISATTGGGYDDFIKAISKVRQANGNPTAYGINAETEELLSLLKTNDGQYLSAPKAVTDLQQIVSNQLKYDTTNGSDSLVFDPMAMLIGIQNNIQIKIIEDTECLKKGLIAFQIYSMLDCKTTRPKHICKITGIK, from the coding sequence ATGGATTTTAAGAAATATAAAGAGTATAAAGCAGAACGAAGCAAACTATTAAATGAAGCACAAACAATAATGAGAAAAGTTAATGAAAAAAATCAAATGACACAAGCAGATCAGGAGAAGGTCGATAGTTTATTCAATCAAATTGATAAACTGGATAATGAAAATAAAGAACTTGATAAAAAATATAAAAGTGATTTTGAAAATTATATCAATTCATTAATTGACCCAAATGAAAGTGCATTAGAACAAGCAAATAGAAGAGCATTGGAAGACAACCACAGGGTAACAGATATATATTCTAAAAGTGTAGATATAAAAAATGGTGTGGTAATAGATTCAATAGGTGATTCAATAAGGGGGGAAAATAAAGTGTCAAACTTATTTTTAAACAAGGCTGATAAATTAGCAGATAGAGTTAGTGTATCAGATGAAAGGACAAAAGAGTTATTAAATCAAGATGGAGCATTAGGCACAGTAATAAAAGGAATGGTTACTGGAAAGTGGAGTAATCAAGAATTTAAAAATATAGTAACTACAACCTCAACGGGTGTATTAATCCCAGAGGTTCTAAGTGCGAACATAATAGATTTAGCAAGAAATTTATCATTATTTACAAATGCAGGTGTTCCAGTAGTTCCAATGGAAAGTAATAACATGACAATTTCAAGGGTAAAAACAGACCCAACCTTTGCATTTAAAGCAGAGGGAACAGAAGGGGCAGAAGGTTCTTTTGAACTAGATAGTGTAGAGTTAAAAGCAAAAACAGTTTACGGATATGCTTATGTATCACTTGAAAGCATAAATTCAAGTACAAATTTAGATCAAATAATAAGACAAGTATTTGCCCAAGCAATGGCAAATACAATAGATAAAGCATTTATATATGGTCAAGCAAATGCAGACAATACAGGCTTTGAAACATTCGCCCCAGGGGGAATAATGAACGATAGTGCAATTAATTCAATATCAGCAACAACTGGTGGTGGCTATGATGATTTTATAAAGGCTATCAGCAAAGTAAGACAAGCAAACGGGAATCCAACTGCATATGGTATAAATGCTGAAACAGAAGAATTATTGAGCCTATTAAAGACAAATGACGGTCAATATCTATCAGCACCAAAGGCAGTAACAGACTTACAACAAATAGTAAGTAATCAATTAAAGTATGACACCACTAATGGTAGTGACTCCTTAGTATTTGACCCAATGGCAATGTTAATAGGTATTCAAAATAATATACAAATCAAAATAATTGAAGATACAGAGTGCCTAAAGAAAGGTTTGATTGCCTTCCAAATATACAGTATGTTGGATTGCAAGACAACAAGACCTAAGCATATATGCAAGATTACAGGCATTAAATAA
- a CDS encoding phosphatidylserine decarboxylase has protein sequence MIQVYNRTTKSYEEELVAGKKYIEWTYESPIGKNITELIAKKKFFSKIYGMFCDTKFSSNKIPSFIENFNIDMTMSKKKINEFASFNDFFTRELTSEARPINKDKNILISPGDGRITAYENIDLDNIVQIKGLTYSLRELIDSDTIASKYSSGVCVILRLCPTDYHRFHFVDSGIPYENHPIKGHYYSVNPIALKAIPKLFCENKREWSLFKSDNFKDILHIEVGATCVGSIIQTYSPRNEVNKGDEKGYFKFGGSTTILFFEKDSVKIDSDIIEQSKCGFECKVLLGEQIGIKSNQ, from the coding sequence ATGATTCAAGTATATAATAGAACCACAAAATCTTACGAAGAGGAACTTGTTGCTGGAAAGAAATATATTGAATGGACATATGAATCTCCCATTGGCAAAAATATAACTGAGCTTATTGCTAAGAAAAAATTTTTTTCTAAAATATACGGAATGTTTTGTGATACGAAATTTAGTTCAAATAAAATCCCATCATTTATCGAGAATTTTAATATTGATATGACTATGTCGAAAAAAAAGATCAATGAATTTGCTTCTTTTAATGACTTTTTTACTAGAGAATTAACTTCTGAGGCTCGACCAATAAATAAAGATAAAAATATTTTAATTTCTCCTGGTGATGGAAGGATTACTGCTTATGAAAATATTGATTTAGATAATATAGTTCAAATTAAAGGTTTAACTTACAGCTTAAGAGAATTAATAGATAGTGATACTATTGCAAGCAAATATAGTAGCGGTGTATGTGTCATCTTAAGGTTATGTCCTACTGATTATCATAGGTTTCATTTTGTAGATTCAGGTATTCCTTATGAAAATCATCCTATTAAAGGTCATTATTATTCGGTAAATCCAATAGCATTAAAGGCTATTCCAAAACTTTTTTGTGAAAACAAGAGGGAATGGTCACTATTTAAATCAGATAATTTTAAAGATATATTACACATAGAAGTTGGTGCTACTTGCGTTGGCTCAATAATCCAAACCTATTCACCTCGTAACGAAGTAAATAAAGGTGATGAAAAAGGGTACTTTAAATTTGGAGGTTCAACAACTATATTATTTTTTGAGAAAGATTCTGTTAAAATAGATAGTGATATTATAGAACAATCAAAATGTGGCTTTGAATGTAAGGTTCTTCTTGGCGAACAGATTGGAATCAAAAGTAATCAATAA
- a CDS encoding DUF1189 family protein has protein sequence MNNKTNFFIKVITSIYDIKVFSRYAKEGILRSIFYVILLTLILSGIKSIYIWPKNIKFELNSIIYLIVSNFESILINLLINCLLVVVIASIFTIFMKMVVKYIALYSVTLYAATLPLIIQTALETINPGINFDSMFIAGTLTYVLLILKYIKDEIINNIDSKSGHN, from the coding sequence ATGAATAATAAAACTAATTTTTTTATAAAGGTTATAACATCTATATATGATATAAAGGTATTTTCCAGATATGCCAAAGAGGGGATACTTAGATCAATTTTTTATGTAATATTACTTACCTTAATTTTATCGGGAATAAAAAGCATATATATTTGGCCTAAAAATATTAAATTTGAATTAAATTCTATCATATATTTAATTGTTAGTAATTTTGAAAGTATACTTATTAATTTACTAATAAATTGTTTACTTGTAGTAGTTATTGCTTCTATTTTCACTATATTTATGAAAATGGTAGTTAAATATATAGCGTTATATTCAGTAACTTTATATGCAGCAACATTACCACTCATAATACAAACTGCATTAGAAACAATAAATCCAGGTATAAATTTTGATTCCATGTTTATAGCAGGCACGCTAACATATGTATTACTAATATTAAAGTATATAAAAGATGAAATTATAAATAACATTGATTCAAAAAGTGGTCATAACTAA
- a CDS encoding N-acetylmuramoyl-L-alanine amidase family protein, with the protein MLQSFSKTAASDTVDGIKYSKDSTIYFVADKKGVDQTSSLLALQNGGKMKASAKALCSFLGANGTIKAETVTPSHKNSFNYLDISDQDSSDYDSASIADAGGIPYFTNDGYIMTWDGDHSFIKFAKVDAGLNNISTCSNTKVVLWSPDKDIYSVINVPKAATGTATTATSTTATTGAAATVSTAATNGWTKNSDNTWSYLENGTKKTGWLKDGSAWYYLKSDGIMATGWINDNGTWYYLDLSGAMKTGWINDNGTWYYCTASGNMLSDTVIDGYTLGADGAWIK; encoded by the coding sequence GTGCTTCAATCATTCTCAAAAACTGCTGCTTCAGATACTGTAGATGGTATAAAATATTCTAAGGATTCAACAATTTATTTTGTTGCTGATAAAAAAGGTGTGGATCAAACTAGTTCTTTATTAGCATTACAAAATGGCGGCAAAATGAAAGCTAGTGCTAAAGCTCTTTGCAGTTTCTTAGGAGCAAATGGTACCATAAAAGCTGAAACAGTTACACCATCACATAAAAATAGTTTCAATTATTTAGATATTAGTGATCAAGATAGCTCAGACTATGACTCAGCTAGTATTGCTGATGCTGGTGGAATACCATACTTCACAAATGACGGATATATTATGACATGGGATGGAGATCATAGCTTTATAAAATTTGCTAAGGTAGACGCTGGATTAAACAATATCTCTACTTGTAGTAACACAAAGGTAGTTCTTTGGAGTCCTGATAAAGATATTTATTCCGTTATAAACGTTCCAAAAGCTGCTACTGGTACAGCAACGACTGCTACAAGCACAACTGCAACTACAGGTGCAGCTGCTACAGTAAGCACGGCTGCTACAAATGGTTGGACAAAAAATAGTGATAATACTTGGAGTTATTTAGAAAACGGAACTAAGAAGACTGGCTGGTTAAAAGATGGTAGTGCATGGTATTATTTAAAATCTGATGGTATCATGGCTACAGGATGGATAAACGACAACGGAACTTGGTACTATCTAGATCTATCAGGTGCTATGAAAACTGGCTGGATTAATGATAATGGAACATGGTACTATTGTACTGCATCAGGTAACATGTTATCTGATACAGTAATTGATGGTTATACATTAGGTGCTGATGGAGCTTGGATAAAATAA
- a CDS encoding L,D-transpeptidase has protein sequence MKANRLYYSKTKNIKISKAVFYISLLLGILLYCLYEHHNYTVLLDTFKTNFNDYNFSEANNLLLTKQNFNPFKLFLANMDVSKYFNSKITELSDSINNNKISPEDALLQLKEIKRYNIIADDELHNISDSMDLIKDSNKNYADAINYFDNEQYVEAIACLKKVSALDLNYPKSLIYIDKSKNALKDSLFNYCDSLVNNDHYTEALSKISDNSKILGNDADIEAKITDIKTKQQEYLDKNSAVAEASSRALTTVISPSNINTLNIQSDTSYLINVNIKNQKTYIYKGKADNWKLVKTCSCSTGISGEDTPSGSFSIQEKGDWFFSDKYNEGGKYWTQITGDILFHSVPFNKDKTNVLDYTMNKPSSHGCIRLSLDDAKWIYNNIPKGSKVIIK, from the coding sequence TTGAAAGCAAATAGACTTTATTATAGTAAAACAAAAAATATCAAAATCTCAAAAGCAGTATTTTATATTTCTCTATTGCTTGGCATTCTATTATACTGTTTATATGAACACCATAACTACACTGTATTATTAGATACTTTTAAAACAAATTTTAATGATTATAACTTCTCTGAAGCAAATAATTTATTATTAACTAAACAAAATTTTAATCCGTTCAAATTATTTTTAGCTAATATGGATGTTTCTAAGTATTTTAATTCCAAAATTACGGAATTATCAGACAGTATAAATAATAACAAAATATCACCTGAAGACGCTTTATTACAGCTTAAAGAAATTAAAAGATATAACATTATAGCTGATGATGAATTACATAATATTTCAGATTCAATGGACTTAATTAAAGATTCAAATAAGAATTATGCTGATGCCATAAATTATTTTGATAATGAGCAATACGTCGAGGCAATAGCATGTTTAAAAAAGGTTTCAGCTTTAGATTTAAATTATCCAAAATCATTGATATATATAGATAAATCTAAAAACGCATTAAAAGATTCATTATTTAATTATTGTGACTCTTTAGTCAATAATGATCATTATACTGAAGCCTTATCAAAAATTTCTGATAACAGTAAAATTTTAGGTAATGATGCTGATATAGAAGCAAAAATAACTGACATTAAAACTAAACAACAAGAATACCTAGATAAAAATTCTGCTGTCGCTGAGGCTTCTTCTCGTGCATTAACAACCGTAATATCACCAAGTAACATTAATACATTAAATATTCAAAGTGATACATCTTATCTTATTAATGTAAATATAAAAAACCAAAAAACATATATTTATAAAGGAAAAGCTGATAATTGGAAATTAGTTAAAACTTGTTCTTGTTCTACTGGAATATCTGGAGAGGATACACCTTCAGGGTCCTTTTCAATTCAAGAAAAAGGTGATTGGTTCTTCTCTGATAAATATAATGAAGGTGGAAAATACTGGACTCAAATTACAGGAGATATCTTATTTCATTCAGTTCCATTTAATAAAGATAAAACTAATGTTTTAGATTATACGATGAATAAACCATCATCTCATGGTTGTATTAGACTTTCACTTGATGATGCCAAATGGATTTATAATAATATTCCTAAAGGAAGTAAAGTTATAATAAAGTAA
- a CDS encoding ATPase, whose amino-acid sequence MKKVKFDLEESEICVVALSYMYSNVSAREEYKNLLLENKIEFPSNEFDIISSILINYNDSENMLQNFNVVKELTAIQKYSEITQYSLDTKSEIYFKTFIERIIGNVDQCVSIPLVSYEDSKKAFISYVGGNFKAIINSSNEYKFIKWNGNSWIMLTEEEGRIVYNNFIKECNFELEKNMMNMEKDDFSKLTKKVNSWDNKNRVSEALDKLKRDEVYSINLRYHKRNENILCSKNGLIIDLNKGEIKKSCRNDLILNTSKYNLIDKKDSLRFVEDRLKLYKNVLGNERLEFILDLIAYKMLGKNLQLAIFMIGGGATGKSTFKNIVKDLFEDNAVNIPYTYFTTRHKGNDDVSRDDLLVSLDNKSFGLSSEGDTTDIINQAKFKNILSNSTEKARPTRGKLIDVDLQKLDLLIDTNDIPQFTNYDDAVNRRLLFIKFINKIPIEKRNASFYKEEIKENFDYVFSYFIYRAIGLINKTLTIPNIIKEDTMQNIKELDSLLKFSNEIIVPVEGFYIGCEEVEKAYIKMCEEDNLINIIPENIIGTAKGYNYFVNKLKEKQGYENIERVRKSDGSSNRKYYVINGVTFLR is encoded by the coding sequence TTGAAAAAAGTTAAATTTGATTTAGAGGAATCAGAAATATGCGTTGTGGCACTTTCTTATATGTATTCTAATGTTTCAGCTAGAGAAGAATATAAGAATTTATTACTTGAAAATAAAATTGAATTTCCAAGTAATGAATTTGATATTATTTCAAGTATTTTAATTAATTACAACGATAGCGAGAATATGCTACAAAATTTTAATGTTGTTAAGGAACTTACTGCAATTCAAAAATATAGTGAAATAACACAATATTCACTTGATACTAAATCAGAAATATATTTTAAAACATTCATAGAAAGAATAATTGGCAATGTAGACCAGTGCGTAAGTATTCCTTTAGTAAGTTATGAGGACAGTAAAAAAGCTTTTATATCATATGTAGGTGGAAACTTTAAAGCTATCATAAATTCATCTAATGAATATAAATTTATAAAATGGAATGGGAACTCATGGATAATGTTAACAGAAGAAGAAGGGCGAATAGTTTACAATAATTTTATTAAGGAATGTAATTTTGAATTAGAAAAAAATATGATGAATATGGAAAAAGATGATTTTTCAAAGTTAACTAAAAAGGTTAATTCATGGGATAATAAAAACCGTGTAAGTGAGGCATTAGATAAGCTTAAACGTGATGAAGTATATAGTATAAATTTAAGATATCATAAAAGAAATGAAAATATATTATGTTCAAAAAATGGATTGATAATTGACTTAAACAAAGGAGAAATAAAAAAATCATGTAGAAATGATTTGATTTTGAATACATCAAAATATAACCTTATAGATAAAAAAGATTCTTTAAGATTTGTTGAGGATAGATTGAAGCTATATAAAAATGTGCTAGGCAATGAAAGGCTTGAATTTATATTAGATTTAATTGCTTACAAAATGTTAGGAAAAAATCTGCAATTAGCAATATTTATGATAGGTGGAGGAGCAACAGGGAAATCAACATTTAAAAATATTGTTAAGGATTTATTTGAAGACAATGCAGTAAATATCCCATACACATATTTTACTACAAGACATAAAGGCAATGATGATGTTTCAAGAGATGATTTACTTGTTTCATTAGATAATAAATCTTTTGGGTTATCAAGTGAAGGAGATACAACAGATATTATTAACCAAGCAAAATTTAAAAATATCCTATCAAATTCAACAGAAAAGGCAAGACCAACAAGAGGAAAGTTAATAGATGTAGATTTACAAAAATTAGATTTATTAATTGATACTAATGATATTCCGCAATTTACAAACTATGATGATGCGGTAAACAGAAGATTATTGTTTATAAAATTCATAAATAAGATTCCAATAGAAAAGCGAAATGCAAGCTTTTATAAGGAAGAAATTAAAGAAAATTTTGATTATGTATTCTCGTATTTTATCTATAGAGCAATTGGCTTAATAAATAAAACTTTAACTATTCCTAATATCATAAAAGAAGATACAATGCAGAATATTAAAGAGTTAGATTCATTGTTGAAGTTTTCAAACGAAATAATAGTACCAGTAGAAGGGTTTTATATTGGATGTGAAGAAGTTGAAAAGGCTTATATTAAGATGTGTGAAGAAGATAATTTAATAAATATAATACCAGAAAATATAATTGGAACTGCAAAGGGATATAACTATTTTGTTAATAAGTTAAAAGAAAAGCAAGGCTACGAAAATATTGAAAGGGTCAGAAAATCAGATGGTTCAAGTAATAGAAAATATTATGTGATTAATGGAGTGACATTTTTGAGATAG
- a CDS encoding helix-turn-helix transcriptional regulator: MIIGSKIKELRKERNFTQKDLGELLGLSASTIQKYELEQREPTLETLSKMSEIFEVPLDTFNKKYISMSQSFKDSINRLKKAEQQADSIDNTENVIKEYPHSIKNAKRFVLKNSFSVDVDLLTDNQIEELFTSIDFAIKLKLEEFKNSKAGE, encoded by the coding sequence TTGATTATTGGTAGTAAGATAAAAGAACTAAGAAAAGAACGTAATTTTACACAAAAGGATTTAGGAGAATTACTTGGTTTATCTGCTAGTACAATCCAAAAATATGAACTAGAGCAACGTGAACCAACACTTGAAACACTAAGTAAAATGTCTGAAATCTTTGAAGTCCCACTTGATACTTTTAATAAAAAATATATTTCTATGTCCCAAAGCTTTAAGGATTCAATAAATCGTTTAAAAAAAGCAGAGCAACAAGCAGATTCCATTGATAATACAGAAAATGTAATAAAAGAATATCCCCATTCAATAAAAAATGCTAAAAGATTTGTATTGAAAAATAGTTTTTCAGTTGATGTAGATTTACTTACTGACAACCAGATTGAGGAACTTTTTACTTCTATTGATTTCGCAATTAAATTAAAACTTGAAGAATTCAAAAATAGTAAGGCTGGTGAATAG
- a CDS encoding helix-turn-helix domain-containing protein: MAKHELLKLFQVAEETGLPLSTIQKHVRERKLKATKNGREYLVTRTDLNKYLGIESNDDMLKKDLKIAQLESKIKSYEYQFKAIKGMISNLDNLIDL, translated from the coding sequence ATGGCAAAGCATGAACTATTAAAATTGTTCCAAGTTGCAGAGGAAACAGGATTGCCACTATCAACTATTCAAAAGCATGTTAGGGAAAGAAAGTTAAAAGCAACTAAAAACGGAAGGGAATATTTAGTTACTAGAACTGATTTAAATAAATATTTAGGAATAGAGAGTAATGACGATATGCTAAAGAAGGATTTAAAAATAGCACAGTTAGAAAGTAAGATAAAATCTTATGAATATCAATTTAAGGCAATTAAAGGGATGATAAGTAATTTAGATAATCTTATTGATTTATAA